One part of the Deltaproteobacteria bacterium genome encodes these proteins:
- a CDS encoding TolC family protein — protein sequence MMLLLSVVLAAETPPGFTRREALDRAAQHGPELIASGKALAVSEAGVRTAAAWPNPTLGVSYGPDEPKLFGTVDQKFPIFGQRGAAIDAARADLDAAKAALAAERLDGLVTVDRAYTALAAAVAQVDVSLDAASLARQLVDKTKGRVDAHQAPELELEEAQLAAKRAEQDAVDRAALVEGARARLAALLGLAIAPGVDPKDALLPMPALPAPSNEEPPQVRVSEATRVAAERKADRERAAIRPTPEVTVELERLGSDTGPTVFGVRGTVAVDVPAFSQNGGNVAAQVAQADQASARANAARAHFEAERAAALARWRAAVARAQFEVAEDVPVAVRVRDLARAAQEKGKIPLIALIAAETDVSHSRAAAIDAQAAVWDARDDLLAATGGTP from the coding sequence ATGATGTTGTTGCTCAGCGTGGTGCTCGCGGCGGAGACGCCGCCGGGCTTCACGCGTCGCGAGGCGCTGGATCGCGCCGCGCAGCACGGGCCGGAGCTCATCGCCTCGGGGAAAGCCCTCGCGGTGTCCGAGGCGGGCGTGCGCACCGCGGCGGCCTGGCCGAATCCAACGCTCGGCGTGAGCTACGGCCCCGACGAGCCCAAGCTCTTCGGCACCGTGGATCAGAAGTTCCCCATCTTCGGCCAGCGGGGCGCGGCCATCGACGCGGCGCGCGCCGACCTGGACGCCGCCAAGGCCGCGCTCGCGGCCGAGCGGCTGGACGGGCTGGTGACCGTGGACCGCGCGTATACCGCGCTGGCCGCGGCCGTGGCCCAGGTGGACGTCTCGCTCGATGCGGCGAGCCTGGCGCGGCAGCTCGTGGACAAGACCAAGGGACGGGTGGACGCGCACCAGGCACCGGAGCTCGAGCTCGAGGAGGCGCAGCTCGCTGCGAAGCGCGCGGAGCAGGACGCGGTGGACCGCGCAGCCCTCGTCGAAGGCGCACGCGCGCGCCTGGCAGCGCTCCTGGGCCTCGCAATCGCGCCCGGCGTGGATCCCAAAGACGCCCTGCTCCCCATGCCGGCGCTTCCGGCGCCGTCGAACGAGGAACCGCCGCAAGTGCGAGTGTCCGAGGCCACGCGGGTGGCCGCCGAGCGCAAGGCCGACCGCGAGCGCGCAGCGATTCGACCGACGCCCGAGGTGACCGTGGAGCTCGAGCGCCTCGGGAGCGACACCGGACCCACCGTCTTCGGCGTCCGCGGAACGGTGGCGGTGGACGTGCCCGCGTTCTCGCAGAACGGCGGCAACGTGGCCGCGCAGGTGGCCCAGGCGGACCAGGCCAGCGCGCGGGCCAACGCAGCGCGCGCGCACTTCGAGGCCGAGCGCGCGGCGGCGCTGGCCAGGTGGCGGGCCGCGGTGGCGCGGGCGCAGTTCGAGGTCGCCGAGGACGTCCCGGTGGCCGTGCGGGTGCGGGACCTCGCGCGCGCCGCGCAGGAGAAGGGGAAGATCCCGCTCATCGCGCTCATCGCCGCGGAGACCGATGTGAGCCACAGCCGGGCCGCCGCCATCGACGCGCAGGCCGCCGTCTGGGACGCGCGCGACGACCTGCTCGCGGCCACCGGCGGCACGCCCTGA
- a CDS encoding cyclic nucleotide-binding domain-containing protein, translating into MANSQDLLKRAAKAEADGQLGDAAVLFERAGDTEHAIATYKKAGNVDRAAVLLDSTGRGKEAAALLASVGQFEKAALLYEKTKDYAKAAAALLRANHRERAAAMYERAENFEDAAKIYQSLGNHRKAMQLYGQAGNEAKVSELQAQVQPEPGAEQQAAQGVMAHMDVAASGYVDSARLVEGIAALLRAGRQQDAAKVYETCQEDIGYNIIAAVAGDPPTELKAAEMFFLAKDYGKAGQLLENHEEYERAGMVYERGDDFYMAGEMYVRAGNKAKAAEMFEKHGDYQHAAEFYLAVNNFEKAAENFERSVNHFVAGKLYFRMNKMNKSIQLLQKVQKSESQYFEAARIIGEILSANGYLDLAVKKYMEVVQSAELTKDTAPVFYNLGKTLEQRGESAQALGLYQKLAGWQFDYEDVAARIKALASAPAKAAPAPAAPAAPAADALGLGGDGPPGEGKLVAMMDGFEFLKGTPLFRDLSLEEMKAVYHACETRKFKAGEVIIEQDTPGQALYVLRKGSARVLRVANGKEEAVARMGPGSPAGEMSLVDDSPTSARVVAEVEVEAFCITRSNFERLMHLNERMALKIYRFFVQTLSKRLRNTSENLAKASAARASA; encoded by the coding sequence ATGGCCAACAGTCAGGACCTTCTCAAGCGCGCCGCCAAGGCCGAAGCCGACGGCCAGCTCGGCGACGCCGCGGTGCTCTTCGAGCGCGCCGGCGACACCGAGCACGCCATCGCCACCTACAAGAAGGCCGGCAACGTGGATCGTGCCGCGGTGCTCCTCGACTCCACCGGCCGCGGCAAGGAGGCCGCCGCGCTGCTCGCGTCGGTGGGCCAGTTCGAGAAGGCCGCGCTGCTCTACGAGAAGACGAAGGACTACGCCAAGGCCGCCGCCGCGCTGCTCCGCGCCAACCACCGCGAGCGCGCCGCCGCCATGTACGAGCGCGCCGAGAACTTCGAGGACGCCGCGAAGATCTACCAATCGCTCGGCAACCACCGGAAGGCGATGCAGCTCTACGGCCAGGCCGGCAACGAAGCCAAGGTGAGCGAGCTGCAGGCGCAGGTGCAACCCGAGCCCGGCGCCGAGCAGCAGGCCGCGCAGGGCGTGATGGCCCACATGGACGTGGCCGCGAGCGGCTACGTCGACTCCGCGCGGCTCGTGGAAGGCATCGCCGCCCTGCTCCGCGCCGGCCGCCAGCAGGACGCGGCCAAGGTCTACGAGACCTGCCAGGAGGACATTGGCTACAACATCATCGCTGCCGTCGCGGGCGATCCGCCCACCGAGCTCAAGGCCGCGGAGATGTTCTTCCTCGCCAAGGACTACGGAAAGGCCGGCCAGCTCCTCGAGAACCACGAGGAGTACGAGCGCGCGGGCATGGTGTACGAGCGCGGCGACGACTTCTACATGGCCGGCGAGATGTACGTGCGCGCGGGCAACAAGGCCAAGGCCGCCGAGATGTTCGAGAAGCACGGCGACTACCAGCACGCCGCCGAGTTCTACCTGGCCGTGAACAACTTCGAGAAGGCCGCGGAGAACTTCGAGCGCTCGGTGAACCACTTCGTGGCCGGCAAGCTTTACTTCCGCATGAACAAGATGAACAAGTCGATTCAGCTCCTGCAGAAAGTTCAGAAGAGCGAGTCGCAGTACTTTGAAGCCGCGCGCATCATCGGCGAGATCCTCTCGGCAAACGGATATCTCGATCTCGCGGTTAAAAAGTATATGGAAGTCGTGCAGAGCGCCGAGCTCACCAAGGACACCGCGCCCGTCTTCTACAACCTGGGCAAGACGCTCGAGCAGCGCGGCGAATCGGCGCAGGCGCTCGGCCTCTACCAGAAGCTCGCCGGCTGGCAGTTCGATTACGAGGACGTGGCCGCCCGCATCAAGGCGCTCGCCTCCGCCCCCGCCAAGGCGGCGCCTGCGCCCGCCGCGCCGGCTGCACCCGCTGCGGACGCGCTCGGCCTTGGCGGCGACGGCCCGCCCGGCGAGGGCAAGCTCGTGGCCATGATGGACGGCTTCGAGTTCTTGAAGGGCACGCCGCTCTTCCGCGATCTCTCGCTCGAGGAGATGAAGGCCGTGTACCACGCATGCGAGACGCGCAAGTTCAAGGCCGGCGAGGTGATCATCGAGCAGGACACGCCCGGCCAGGCGCTCTACGTGCTGCGCAAGGGCTCGGCGCGCGTGCTCCGTGTGGCCAATGGCAAGGAAGAAGCCGTGGCGCGCATGGGCCCCGGCTCGCCCGCCGGTGAGATGTCGCTGGTCGACGACTCGCCCACCAGCGCGCGCGTGGTGGCCGAGGTGGAGGTCGAGGCCTTCTGCATCACGCGCTCCAACTTCGAGCGGCTCATGCACTTGAACGAGCGCATGGCGCTCAAGATCTACCGGTTCTTCGTGCAGACGCTCTCCAAGCGCCTGCGCAACACCAGCGAGAACCTCGCCAAGGCCAGCGCCGCACGCGCCAGCGCTTAA
- a CDS encoding response regulator transcription factor — translation MALLCVEDELRVRAFVSRGLREEGYVVLEAGDAAAARELLQREAVELVLLDWMLPGTSGLDLLKQLRAEGAMVPVVMLTARDALADRVAALNSGADDYLTKPFAFDELLARVRAVLRRVQGRAETELKCADLVLDPVARKVRRAGQDIRLTAREFALLQFLLEHQGEVVSRTQIVENVWEHDFETFSNVVEVYIRYVRNKVDAPFGRRLIHTVRGVGYVLRSEA, via the coding sequence ATGGCGCTCCTTTGTGTGGAAGACGAGCTTCGCGTCCGCGCGTTCGTGTCGCGCGGGCTGCGTGAAGAGGGCTACGTGGTGCTCGAGGCCGGCGACGCCGCGGCCGCGCGCGAGCTCCTGCAGCGGGAGGCCGTGGAGCTGGTGCTCCTCGACTGGATGCTGCCGGGGACCTCGGGCCTGGACCTGCTCAAGCAACTCCGCGCCGAAGGCGCCATGGTGCCGGTGGTGATGCTCACCGCCCGCGACGCGCTCGCCGACCGGGTGGCCGCGCTCAACAGCGGCGCCGACGACTACCTCACCAAGCCCTTCGCCTTCGACGAGCTGCTCGCGCGCGTGCGCGCGGTTCTTCGCCGGGTGCAGGGCCGCGCCGAGACCGAGCTCAAGTGCGCCGACCTGGTGCTGGATCCGGTGGCACGGAAGGTGCGGCGTGCGGGGCAGGACATTCGCCTCACCGCGCGCGAGTTCGCGCTGTTGCAATTCTTGCTGGAGCACCAGGGCGAGGTGGTCTCGCGCACGCAGATCGTGGAGAACGTCTGGGAGCACGACTTCGAGACGTTCTCGAACGTGGTGGAGGTCTACATCCGCTACGTGCGCAACAAGGTGGACGCGCCCTTTGGACGGCGCCTCATCCACACCGTGCGGGGCGTCGGGTACGTGCTCCGGAGCGAGGCATGA
- a CDS encoding outer membrane beta-barrel protein, with the protein MKALSLGVLATCAAGLFMVRPAQAAVFTLDPNYLDDYSTRLNMNAGAGVASFTGDLGDRTNTGPSWLARGTYDLTSSVGVEGTYLGAHNGIDDTRLPTAQGITTTSLQAALKLGAPLLVGSVFFKPYVSGGVGAAYYGVSGNSNNLYGSDSALEFPLAAGADAFVSHNVSLGARFDWMVNAANRVSAEGGGNQINISGMVGYHY; encoded by the coding sequence ATGAAGGCACTTTCGCTGGGCGTGCTGGCGACCTGCGCTGCAGGGCTGTTCATGGTGAGGCCTGCGCAGGCGGCCGTGTTCACGCTGGATCCCAACTATCTCGACGACTACAGCACCCGCTTGAACATGAACGCGGGCGCAGGCGTGGCGAGCTTCACCGGCGACCTCGGAGATCGCACCAACACCGGCCCGAGCTGGCTGGCGCGCGGCACGTACGACCTCACGTCATCGGTGGGCGTGGAAGGCACGTACCTGGGTGCGCACAACGGCATCGACGATACCCGCCTGCCCACCGCGCAAGGCATCACCACCACCAGCTTGCAGGCCGCGCTGAAGCTGGGCGCGCCGCTGCTCGTCGGCTCGGTGTTCTTCAAGCCCTACGTCTCCGGCGGCGTGGGCGCGGCGTACTACGGCGTCTCGGGCAACTCGAACAACCTCTACGGCTCGGACAGCGCGCTCGAGTTTCCGCTCGCGGCCGGCGCGGATGCGTTCGTCTCGCACAACGTCTCGCTGGGCGCGCGCTTCGACTGGATGGTGAACGCCGCCAACCGCGTGAGCGCCGAGGGCGGCGGCAACCAGATCAACATCTCGGGCATGGTGGGTTACCACTACTGA
- a CDS encoding PD40 domain-containing protein: MRKELFVVCLAAAACTSSPTSSGSTGSGTSGAGTSATTSSTSSASAGSTSITGTSSSSSDSSSASGSTGTSSSSSSSNSSSSSSSSSSSSSSSSSSSSSSGSGSSTAGTFGSTSTSGSSGSSGLAALDSDTIVFNSNRTGNGEIFSARSDGSQLTQITSNPGFNAWWPRLRPDRKALLYYRCPSHFPDGGNAGEDYPSASLWTVNVDGTGATELRPVRQDGWLFQAHAEWSPDGNQLVHCALPTRDAGAPNFFATVLYVTDAQGANPRPIADTGGWNCDPSWSPDGSTVIFNHCDPVTCAANKPAFDIYTVSSDGGPITRLTQNAVPDYDPYYSPDGSTIAWLQESDPSGNAVGSVTLGRWGIYLMAPDGSAQHALIDDGAINSKPGWSVNQSTIFFHRMVPSAANFTFNIFSIQLDGGGLTSLQPGSTASNEYPTNR; this comes from the coding sequence GTGCGAAAAGAGCTCTTCGTCGTTTGCCTCGCTGCCGCCGCCTGCACCAGCTCGCCCACCTCCAGCGGCAGCACGGGAAGCGGCACGTCGGGGGCCGGAACGAGCGCCACCACTTCGTCGACGTCGAGCGCGTCCGCGGGATCGACGTCCATCACCGGCACGTCCTCCAGCTCGTCCGATTCCTCCAGCGCGAGCGGATCGACAGGAACCTCGAGCAGCAGCAGCTCGAGCAACAGCAGCTCGAGCAGCAGCAGCTCGAGCAGCAGCAGCTCGAGCAGCAGCAGCTCATCGTCGAGCTCGGGGAGCGGGAGCTCGACCGCGGGGACCTTCGGCTCGACGTCGACCTCGGGCTCGAGCGGCAGCAGCGGCCTCGCCGCGCTCGACAGCGACACCATCGTCTTCAACTCCAACCGCACCGGCAACGGCGAGATCTTCTCCGCGCGTTCGGACGGCTCGCAGCTCACGCAGATCACCAGCAACCCGGGCTTCAACGCGTGGTGGCCGCGGCTGCGCCCGGATCGCAAGGCGCTCCTCTACTACCGCTGCCCGTCGCACTTCCCCGACGGCGGCAACGCAGGCGAGGACTACCCGAGCGCGAGCCTCTGGACGGTCAACGTGGATGGCACGGGCGCCACCGAGCTGCGCCCGGTGCGCCAGGACGGCTGGCTCTTCCAGGCGCACGCGGAGTGGTCGCCCGACGGCAACCAGCTCGTGCACTGCGCGCTCCCCACGCGCGATGCGGGCGCGCCGAACTTCTTCGCCACGGTGCTCTACGTCACCGACGCGCAGGGCGCGAACCCGCGGCCCATCGCCGACACCGGCGGGTGGAACTGCGATCCCTCCTGGTCGCCGGACGGGAGCACCGTCATCTTCAACCACTGCGACCCGGTGACCTGCGCCGCCAACAAGCCTGCCTTCGACATCTATACAGTTTCGTCCGACGGCGGGCCGATCACGCGGCTCACGCAGAACGCCGTCCCCGACTACGACCCGTACTACTCGCCCGACGGCTCGACGATCGCCTGGCTCCAGGAATCGGATCCGAGCGGGAACGCCGTGGGCAGCGTCACGCTCGGCCGCTGGGGCATCTACCTGATGGCGCCAGACGGCAGCGCGCAGCACGCGCTCATCGACGACGGTGCCATCAACAGCAAGCCGGGCTGGTCGGTGAATCAATCGACGATCTTCTTCCACCGCATGGTGCCCTCGGCCGCGAACTTCACCTTCAACATCTTCTCCATCCAGCTCGACGGCGGCGGGCTCACGAGCCTGCAACCGGGCTCGACCGCGTCGAACGAGTACCCGACCAATCGCTGA
- the def gene encoding peptide deformylase produces MDVEHIVQAGTPVLRARANEVPPEKIATPEFQGLVAKMIATMRHAPGVGLAAPQVGVPWRVIVLEDRAEYQAKLTPQELHERDRAPFTPRVFVNPVLQPIGSEKATFFEGCLSVNGYVGLVERALEVEVSGLDEHGAPVTWRVRGWPARILQHEVDHLNGTLYVDRMSTRSFSNADEAKARFGGKPIAEIRAELGL; encoded by the coding sequence ATGGACGTCGAGCATATCGTGCAAGCGGGGACGCCCGTGCTTCGCGCGCGGGCCAACGAGGTGCCGCCGGAGAAGATCGCAACGCCGGAGTTTCAAGGGCTGGTGGCGAAGATGATCGCCACCATGCGGCACGCGCCGGGCGTGGGCCTCGCGGCGCCGCAGGTCGGCGTGCCCTGGCGCGTGATCGTCCTCGAGGATCGCGCGGAGTACCAGGCCAAGCTCACACCGCAGGAACTGCACGAGCGCGATCGAGCGCCCTTCACGCCGCGCGTGTTCGTGAACCCCGTGCTGCAGCCCATCGGCAGCGAGAAGGCCACGTTCTTCGAAGGCTGCTTGAGCGTGAACGGCTACGTGGGGCTGGTGGAGCGCGCGCTGGAGGTGGAGGTGAGCGGCCTCGACGAGCACGGCGCGCCCGTCACCTGGCGCGTGCGCGGCTGGCCCGCGCGCATCCTGCAGCACGAGGTGGATCACCTGAACGGCACGCTCTACGTGGACCGCATGTCCACGCGCTCGTTCTCCAACGCCGACGAGGCCAAGGCGCGCTTCGGCGGCAAGCCGATCGCGGAGATCCGCGCCGAGCTCGGGCTCTGA